The following coding sequences are from one Cupriavidus basilensis window:
- a CDS encoding FAD-dependent monooxygenase, whose amino-acid sequence MKSKTIQDNPGVFQNPQVLVVGAGPSGLILCHELLRRGIKCRLIEKKSHPSGSTRAFTLHARTMEMFDHMGLASRIDELREVCPGNRFHFPELSLGSNQSPVLDFGRLPGTRYNYYGKVNQNDLDRALRESLAANYDFHPEYGVEYIESEQEADLVRVKVQRGGKEGEVEEIVVPWVVGADGSRSTVRSTLGLAFEQREGNSMTMSMVDAYVDGFNGDRSWVNYYVSAKGFLLLTGLPGGKYRIYLAGDLENFLKEGTPQEAFQRALDSFDTGANITAMDWSSTWEIRKIVGETYMLGRILLCGDATHVHSPAGGQGMNACMQDAFNLGWKLALMIQKRSPHNVLESYATERRPIAEQVTAGADRMHQILFNASIPVADRFKLTQDPNWHDEAIMRISALSHNYRGVDGVVADLDLAEGVPLPGDRAPDCILSDEPPRMRLYDSTRHPGFTLLWLCEPVAEAKEKYVALTQTLQKKYGRLVKSVHITSAHAEGINPDEIIVDRSQKIQLAYGGDKNQMILVRPDLYVGFRGSHEASESLFDYLNKWILPLDSQISSAL is encoded by the coding sequence TTGAAATCTAAGACTATCCAAGATAACCCTGGAGTTTTTCAAAACCCGCAGGTTCTCGTTGTCGGCGCAGGTCCGTCTGGGCTTATTCTTTGCCACGAACTGCTTCGTCGAGGTATTAAATGCCGTTTGATCGAGAAGAAATCACACCCTTCAGGATCAACTCGAGCCTTTACATTACATGCTCGCACAATGGAAATGTTCGATCATATGGGACTTGCATCGCGTATCGATGAATTACGCGAAGTTTGCCCTGGTAATCGGTTTCACTTTCCAGAACTCTCCCTCGGTTCAAATCAATCGCCCGTTCTCGATTTTGGAAGACTTCCTGGGACCCGATATAACTACTATGGCAAGGTCAATCAAAATGATCTTGACCGCGCATTACGTGAATCTTTAGCTGCCAATTACGATTTCCATCCTGAATATGGTGTTGAATATATTGAAAGTGAACAAGAGGCAGATTTAGTACGCGTCAAAGTGCAGCGTGGTGGTAAAGAGGGAGAAGTCGAAGAAATAGTAGTGCCGTGGGTAGTGGGCGCTGATGGATCGCGAAGCACGGTACGGTCCACACTGGGACTTGCTTTTGAACAGCGCGAAGGCAATTCCATGACGATGTCGATGGTTGATGCTTATGTCGATGGCTTTAATGGCGACCGAAGCTGGGTGAATTATTACGTCAGCGCGAAAGGATTTTTGCTGCTTACGGGTTTACCGGGCGGTAAATATCGCATTTACCTGGCAGGCGATCTTGAAAACTTTCTAAAAGAAGGCACACCGCAAGAAGCCTTCCAACGGGCATTAGATTCCTTCGATACTGGGGCGAACATCACTGCGATGGATTGGTCTTCGACTTGGGAGATTCGAAAGATCGTCGGCGAGACTTATATGCTCGGGCGCATTTTGTTGTGCGGAGATGCGACACACGTGCATTCGCCAGCTGGTGGCCAGGGTATGAATGCATGTATGCAAGATGCTTTCAATCTTGGATGGAAGCTCGCGCTAATGATTCAAAAGCGCTCGCCGCACAACGTATTAGAGTCCTATGCAACCGAGCGTCGTCCCATCGCGGAACAGGTCACGGCTGGCGCAGATCGAATGCACCAGATTTTGTTTAATGCCTCGATTCCCGTAGCGGATCGTTTCAAGCTCACACAAGATCCCAATTGGCATGACGAAGCGATCATGCGCATTTCTGCGCTCTCGCACAATTACAGAGGTGTTGATGGTGTTGTAGCCGACCTCGATCTAGCCGAAGGTGTTCCGCTTCCAGGTGACCGGGCACCGGATTGCATCCTCTCTGACGAGCCGCCGCGAATGCGTCTGTACGACTCGACAAGACACCCTGGATTTACGCTGCTCTGGCTATGCGAGCCGGTAGCCGAGGCGAAAGAAAAATATGTCGCTTTGACACAGACTCTTCAGAAAAAGTATGGCCGCCTTGTTAAGAGCGTGCATATTACATCGGCTCATGCCGAAGGTATTAATCCAGATGAGATTATTGTCGACCGATCACAGAAAATCCAATTGGCATATGGCGGCGATAAAAATCAGATGATTTTAGTAAGGCCAGACCTGTACGTTGGATTTCGCGGATCTCATGAAGCATCCGAATCACTTTTCGACTACTTGAACAAATGGATTCTCCCGCTGGATTCACAAATTTCCAGTGCGCTATAA
- a CDS encoding IS481 family transposase gives MNSHKNARLTFEGRKLLIERIAVMGLIPAAEAAGISQRTACKWRKRFAMLGHEGLIDRSSRPARTRTTVDAELMQRIERLRRKRMPMRRIAQVVGRSVATISRVLAQLGLSSLNAIDPKEPVVRYEHEAPGDLLHMDMKKLGRIAMPGHRVTGNPRNHTRGVGWEVAHVAIDDHSRVGFVQMYPNEQRPSVVAFLEAAVAHYEALGVTIKRLITDNGPAYRSKVFARACQALGIKHTFTRPYRPQTNGKAERFIQTCLREWAYGRIWATSQERTAWLPAFLAYYNARRPHSALGYKPPASRLGGNNLLQINT, from the coding sequence ATGAACAGCCATAAGAATGCCAGACTTACCTTCGAAGGTCGCAAATTGTTGATCGAACGCATCGCAGTCATGGGGCTGATCCCTGCGGCCGAAGCCGCAGGGATCAGCCAGCGCACCGCCTGCAAGTGGCGAAAGCGCTTCGCCATGCTCGGGCACGAAGGCTTGATCGACCGAAGTTCCAGGCCAGCGCGAACGCGCACCACCGTTGATGCCGAGTTGATGCAACGCATTGAGCGGCTCAGGCGCAAACGCATGCCCATGCGCCGCATTGCCCAGGTCGTCGGTCGCAGCGTCGCCACCATCAGCCGCGTGCTGGCGCAATTGGGCCTGTCGAGCCTGAATGCCATCGACCCCAAGGAGCCCGTCGTGCGCTACGAACACGAGGCGCCTGGCGATCTGTTGCACATGGATATGAAAAAGCTCGGGCGCATCGCCATGCCAGGCCATCGCGTCACGGGAAACCCGCGAAACCATACGCGTGGAGTCGGCTGGGAGGTGGCGCATGTGGCCATTGATGACCACTCGCGTGTCGGTTTTGTGCAGATGTACCCGAACGAGCAAAGGCCGTCAGTGGTGGCCTTCTTGGAGGCAGCCGTGGCGCACTACGAGGCGCTGGGCGTGACCATCAAGCGTTTGATCACCGACAACGGCCCAGCCTACAGGTCGAAGGTATTCGCGCGTGCCTGCCAAGCTCTGGGTATTAAGCACACGTTCACACGTCCCTACCGCCCACAAACCAATGGCAAGGCCGAACGATTCATCCAGACGTGTCTGCGTGAATGGGCCTACGGGCGCATCTGGGCAACCAGCCAAGAACGCACCGCATGGTTGCCCGCATTCTTGGCTTATTACAACGCCCGAAGGCCGCACTCGGCCTTGGGATATAAGCCTCCAGCATCCCGACTTGGCGGGAACAACCTATTGCAAATCAACACTTAG
- a CDS encoding LysR family transcriptional regulator translates to MYLPEIDLPLLRAMLVLKKHRNLRKASEELGISQAAMNRGLAKLRRELNDPLFVSTGHGMEPTPRTLAIIEPISKIIELALDEISPVAPFDPLTSEREFSVAASDIGELMLIPELMQKCEGFPNIQFRSHRLAINSLPDELRSGAVDVAVGAFPALESGIHCRRLFTERYVCLARRGHPALSGDFTMERFFEHSHVVVSTGMLGHAHSLVENALVKMLPRGSIKAVSPSFLLSAILVGESDCLLVAPSTLARLMKPRLNLEVLTCPFDAMPFDIFMYWHERVHNEPAHRWFRSLIIQNFFQADA, encoded by the coding sequence ATGTATCTTCCTGAGATTGATCTCCCGTTGCTTCGCGCAATGCTCGTTTTAAAAAAGCACCGAAACCTGCGCAAAGCGTCCGAGGAACTTGGTATTTCTCAGGCCGCAATGAATCGTGGCTTGGCAAAGCTGCGCCGTGAGCTCAACGATCCCTTGTTTGTTTCGACAGGACACGGCATGGAGCCCACGCCGCGAACTCTGGCCATCATCGAGCCGATCTCGAAGATCATTGAACTTGCGCTAGATGAAATCTCGCCCGTAGCGCCATTCGATCCGCTCACAAGCGAGAGAGAGTTTTCTGTCGCGGCATCCGACATCGGTGAACTGATGTTGATTCCCGAGCTAATGCAAAAGTGTGAAGGTTTTCCAAATATTCAATTCCGTTCGCACCGGCTTGCCATCAATAGCCTGCCCGACGAACTCCGCTCAGGCGCCGTCGATGTGGCTGTAGGCGCATTTCCGGCGCTCGAAAGCGGAATTCACTGTAGGCGGCTTTTTACAGAGCGGTATGTGTGCCTTGCCCGGCGTGGACATCCGGCCCTATCGGGTGACTTCACGATGGAGCGCTTCTTCGAACATAGCCATGTTGTCGTATCGACGGGGATGCTGGGACATGCCCATAGCCTTGTTGAAAACGCGCTAGTCAAAATGTTGCCGCGTGGATCCATAAAAGCGGTATCTCCGAGCTTCCTGCTGAGCGCAATCCTCGTCGGCGAATCCGACTGTTTGCTTGTTGCGCCATCGACGCTAGCGCGCCTGATGAAGCCGCGCCTCAATCTCGAGGTGCTGACTTGTCCCTTCGATGCAATGCCATTCGACATATTTATGTATTGGCACGAACGCGTTCACAACGAACCAGCACATCGATGGTTTCGGAGCTTGATTATTCAGAATTTTTTCCAGGCCGATGCTTAA
- a CDS encoding collagen-like triple helix repeat-containing protein, giving the protein MKIHFKLNVGLTLGLISTGLLAAAEDVVISPAPGGGVIINSDVGKPAIKIMPGQQVQLPGLPSAGIYTNVVCRDTSGTLGTCASPALIGAPGPTGPTGPIGATGPAGADGVDGATGPQGVPGLDGPAGSPGPAGPQGDSAVNFAETSFSAKLQMNTAASTSFLNWDVATPNYSHPSFNPVIGVFTVPDSGVYRISGHINYQTTAAVNTSLGSSINPQIVVNRNGSLLTATKLPILNVNVALILTLRVPLGSATIPIQSDTYLVAGDFISMSYDANGMTIPVTFDANWAVQRLR; this is encoded by the coding sequence ATGAAAATCCATTTCAAATTAAACGTAGGGCTAACATTGGGATTAATTTCCACTGGTTTGTTGGCTGCTGCAGAAGATGTCGTTATTTCGCCTGCTCCAGGTGGTGGCGTGATCATCAATTCAGATGTCGGTAAGCCTGCAATCAAAATAATGCCCGGACAGCAAGTGCAACTACCCGGCTTGCCGTCGGCAGGCATTTATACAAACGTTGTGTGCCGAGATACGAGTGGAACGCTTGGAACATGTGCTTCTCCAGCTCTGATTGGAGCACCTGGGCCTACGGGACCTACAGGTCCTATCGGTGCGACGGGTCCTGCTGGCGCGGATGGAGTTGATGGAGCGACGGGGCCACAGGGAGTCCCTGGCCTAGATGGGCCCGCCGGTTCCCCCGGCCCAGCAGGACCTCAAGGTGATTCTGCAGTGAATTTTGCAGAGACAAGTTTTTCAGCTAAATTGCAAATGAATACAGCAGCATCGACCAGTTTTTTAAATTGGGATGTTGCAACACCGAATTATTCCCATCCCTCATTTAATCCAGTTATAGGGGTTTTTACAGTCCCTGATTCTGGAGTCTATAGAATTAGTGGGCACATCAATTATCAAACCACTGCTGCGGTGAATACTTCGTTGGGTTCTAGTATTAATCCGCAGATCGTTGTTAATAGAAATGGTAGTCTTTTGACTGCTACTAAACTACCCATCTTAAATGTAAACGTTGCATTGATATTAACATTGCGAGTTCCTCTTGGTTCCGCGACCATTCCTATTCAATCAGATACCTATTTGGTTGCTGGGGATTTCATATCAATGAGTTATGACGCAAATGGAATGACTATTCCTGTAACGTTTGATGCAAACTGGGCCGTTCAACGGCTACGTTAA